In the genome of Persephonella sp., one region contains:
- a CDS encoding class I SAM-dependent methyltransferase, giving the protein MAKIKPFEQFTQRYEQWFENHYYTYISEVEAVKKLLPSGKGIEIGVGSGRFSLPLGIKFGVEPSLKMAKISKQKGIYVIGAAAEYLPVKNRSFDFVLLVTTICFVDDLKKTFEETRRILKKGGNVVIGFIDKNSPLGRFYQKNKEKNPFYRYAQFYSTEEVVALLKNTGFGNFSFVQTVFYLPENIREVQPVKEGYGEGSFVVIKAQRIER; this is encoded by the coding sequence ATGGCAAAAATTAAACCTTTTGAGCAGTTTACCCAGAGGTATGAACAGTGGTTTGAAAACCATTATTACACATATATCTCCGAAGTAGAGGCTGTAAAAAAATTACTTCCCTCTGGAAAAGGAATAGAGATCGGAGTAGGCTCAGGCAGGTTTTCTCTCCCTCTTGGTATTAAATTTGGTGTTGAACCATCTTTAAAAATGGCAAAAATTTCAAAACAAAAAGGCATCTATGTTATCGGGGCTGCTGCAGAATATCTGCCAGTTAAGAATAGATCATTTGATTTTGTTCTTCTTGTAACAACGATATGCTTTGTTGACGATCTTAAGAAAACATTTGAGGAAACAAGGAGAATATTAAAAAAAGGCGGAAATGTAGTAATAGGTTTTATTGACAAAAACTCACCTCTTGGAAGGTTCTACCAGAAAAATAAAGAAAAAAACCCATTTTACAGATACGCACAGTTTTACTCAACAGAGGAAGTTGTTGCCTTGTTGAAGAATACAGGTTTTGGAAATTTCAGTTTTGTTCAAACAGTTTTTTATCTGCCTGAAAACATTAGAGAAGTTCAACCTGTCAAAGAGGGATACGGAGAAGGATCATTTGTCGTTATTAAAGCTCAAAGGATAGAAAGGTAG
- a CDS encoding DUF454 family protein, protein MILKYALGLLFLLIGILGIILPVIPGVPFLIISAFFFGFLSKEKVIKYMKKFKNGKKNSGINRLINHILIKYVHGKNPVGINGKN, encoded by the coding sequence ATGATACTTAAGTATGCTTTAGGCTTGTTATTTCTCTTAATCGGGATATTGGGAATTATACTCCCGGTTATCCCGGGAGTTCCATTTTTGATAATATCTGCCTTTTTCTTTGGTTTTCTGTCTAAAGAAAAAGTTATAAAATACATGAAAAAGTTTAAAAACGGCAAAAAAAACTCAGGGATAAACAGGCTTATAAACCATATTCTCATTAAGTATGTCCACGGAAAAAATCCAGTTGGTATAAATGGCAAAAATTAA
- a CDS encoding ferredoxin-thioredoxin reductase catalytic domain-containing protein, translating into MIKAKPETLEKMRKFAETFSKRSGTVVNPNKEAAEAVINGLAAHVDELGKPLCPCNFYPDKQEEVKKRRWICACNEMQIFKYCHCLLFTTEEGLPITEYLPEWHEGRQIYGLVKDPTPEEGRALSKPEKIYEALKEYVEEHNLDIPDEEIRKFAEETAKKK; encoded by the coding sequence ATGATAAAAGCTAAACCTGAAACTCTGGAAAAAATGAGAAAATTTGCTGAAACATTTTCAAAAAGGTCAGGAACAGTTGTAAATCCAAATAAAGAAGCTGCAGAAGCTGTTATCAATGGGCTTGCAGCCCATGTTGATGAGCTTGGAAAACCATTATGTCCATGTAATTTTTACCCTGACAAACAGGAAGAAGTCAAAAAAAGAAGATGGATCTGTGCATGTAATGAGATGCAAATCTTTAAATACTGCCACTGCCTGTTATTCACAACAGAGGAAGGACTTCCAATCACAGAATATCTTCCTGAGTGGCACGAAGGAAGGCAGATATATGGTCTGGTGAAAGATCCAACACCTGAAGAAGGAAGAGCTCTTTCTAAACCGGAAAAAATATACGAAGCACTTAAGGAGTATGTTGAGGAGCATAACCTTGACATACCTGACGAAGAAATTAGAAAATTTGCTGAAGAAACGGCAAAGAAAAAATGA